From Micromonospora echinospora, one genomic window encodes:
- a CDS encoding immune inhibitor A domain-containing protein — MGLLGLTLTATGLTVGATASAAPPAAAPGSAPSAAEPAHAEHDLPNPLESKRRALRQEGLSEVLSGRATAERINGSTVVKVGKTQAASGPAARSAKGGSQTKDQYVELAREQTDRIFVILAEFGNERHPSYPDQDTDPNTEGPRRFDGPLRNEIPQPNRAVDNSTVWQEDYSADYFRNLYFGTGKGEESVKQYYEAQSSGRYSVDGKVTDWVKVRYNEARYGRSNGYPCPDTTCSNVWALVRDAANQWVADQKAAGRTDAQIAADMKSFDKWDRYDHDGDGNFNEPDGYIDHFQIVHAGGDQADGDPWQGEDAIWSHRWYAFASDQGVTGPPNFPAGGTQIGNTGIWVGDYTIQPENGGRAVFYHEYAHDLGLPDDYNLYNGGDNNNEHWTLMAQSRLGATGDGGIGERGGDLGAWNKLQLGWLDYEVVVAGQKRTMTLGPQEYNSDKPQAAVVVLPQREYSFDNGKPFEGTKQFFSGNDDDLNNTMTRTIDLTGKSSASLSMKGRYNIEAGYDYLFFEASVDGGQTWSALPGTVDGEPLPEVTPGRPALDGSSNNQWVDIVIPMDFAAGKTVQFRLRYQTDGGVSSGGFFGDAITVTADGGTVFSDGAENGTGDWTVAGWSIVEETYKRLFDNYYIAGHRSYVSYDKYLKTGPYYFGYANTRPDYVDHYAYQEGLLISYWNLRWPDNDTFEHPGEGRNMIIDAHPRPIYNLTGQPWRARVQVYDAPFSLKKADSFTLHHNSQPQYIRGQAAQPLFDDTKQYWYPELPNHGVKLPATGTKIKVLEQDGTSIKVRFS; from the coding sequence GTGGGTCTGCTCGGTTTGACGCTGACGGCCACCGGCCTGACGGTTGGTGCGACCGCCAGCGCCGCGCCCCCGGCCGCCGCGCCGGGATCGGCCCCGTCGGCTGCCGAGCCCGCTCACGCCGAGCACGACCTGCCCAACCCGTTGGAGAGCAAGCGGCGCGCGCTGCGCCAGGAGGGCCTCAGCGAGGTCCTGTCCGGCCGCGCCACGGCCGAGCGGATCAACGGCAGCACCGTGGTCAAGGTCGGCAAGACCCAGGCCGCGAGCGGGCCGGCCGCCCGTTCCGCCAAGGGCGGCAGCCAGACCAAGGACCAGTACGTCGAGCTGGCCCGCGAGCAGACCGACCGGATCTTCGTGATCCTCGCCGAGTTCGGCAACGAGCGGCACCCGAGCTACCCGGACCAGGACACCGACCCGAACACCGAGGGTCCGCGCCGGTTCGACGGTCCGCTGCGCAACGAGATCCCCCAGCCGAACCGCGCGGTGGACAACTCCACCGTCTGGCAGGAGGACTACAGCGCGGACTACTTCCGCAACCTCTACTTCGGCACCGGTAAGGGCGAAGAGTCGGTCAAGCAGTACTACGAGGCCCAGTCCTCGGGTCGGTACAGCGTCGACGGCAAGGTCACCGACTGGGTCAAGGTGCGGTACAACGAGGCCCGGTACGGCCGCTCCAACGGCTACCCGTGCCCGGACACCACCTGCAGCAACGTCTGGGCGCTGGTCCGGGACGCCGCGAACCAGTGGGTCGCCGACCAGAAGGCCGCCGGCCGCACCGACGCGCAGATCGCCGCCGACATGAAGTCCTTCGACAAGTGGGACCGGTACGACCACGACGGCGACGGCAACTTCAACGAGCCGGACGGCTACATCGACCACTTCCAGATCGTGCACGCCGGTGGCGACCAGGCCGACGGCGACCCGTGGCAGGGTGAGGACGCCATCTGGAGCCACCGCTGGTACGCCTTCGCCAGCGACCAGGGTGTGACCGGCCCGCCGAACTTCCCGGCCGGCGGCACCCAGATCGGCAACACCGGCATCTGGGTCGGTGACTACACCATCCAGCCGGAGAACGGCGGCCGGGCCGTCTTCTACCACGAGTACGCCCACGACCTGGGTCTGCCGGACGACTACAACCTGTACAACGGCGGCGACAACAACAACGAGCACTGGACCCTGATGGCCCAGAGCCGGCTCGGCGCCACGGGCGACGGCGGCATCGGCGAGCGCGGTGGCGACCTCGGCGCGTGGAACAAGCTCCAGCTCGGCTGGCTCGACTACGAGGTGGTCGTGGCCGGGCAGAAGCGCACCATGACCCTCGGCCCGCAGGAGTACAACTCCGACAAGCCGCAGGCCGCCGTGGTGGTCCTCCCGCAGCGGGAGTACTCCTTCGACAACGGCAAGCCGTTCGAGGGCACCAAGCAGTTCTTCTCGGGCAACGACGACGACCTGAACAACACGATGACCCGGACGATCGACCTCACCGGGAAGTCGTCGGCGTCGCTGTCGATGAAGGGCCGCTACAACATCGAGGCCGGATACGACTACCTCTTCTTCGAGGCGTCGGTCGACGGTGGACAGACCTGGTCCGCCCTGCCGGGCACGGTGGACGGCGAGCCGCTCCCCGAGGTCACCCCGGGCCGCCCCGCGCTGGACGGTTCCAGCAACAACCAGTGGGTCGACATCGTCATCCCGATGGACTTCGCCGCCGGCAAGACGGTGCAGTTCCGGCTCCGCTACCAGACCGACGGCGGTGTCTCCTCGGGTGGCTTCTTCGGTGACGCCATCACGGTGACCGCCGACGGTGGCACCGTCTTCTCCGACGGCGCCGAGAACGGCACGGGCGACTGGACCGTCGCCGGCTGGTCGATCGTCGAGGAGACCTACAAGCGCCTCTTCGACAACTACTACATCGCCGGTCACCGCTCGTACGTCTCGTACGACAAGTACCTGAAGACCGGCCCGTACTACTTCGGCTACGCGAACACCCGCCCGGACTACGTGGACCACTACGCGTACCAGGAGGGTCTGCTGATCTCGTACTGGAACCTGCGGTGGCCGGACAACGACACGTTCGAGCACCCGGGTGAGGGTCGCAACATGATCATCGACGCGCACCCGCGGCCGATCTACAACCTGACCGGGCAGCCCTGGCGGGCCCGCGTCCAGGTCTACGACGCGCCGTTCAGCCTGAAGAAGGCGGACTCGTTCACGCTGCACCACAACAGCCAGCCGCAGTACATCCGCGGCCAGGCGGCGCAGCCGCTGTTCGACGACACCAAGCAGTACTGGTACCCGGAGCTGCCGAACCACGGCGTCAAGCTCCCCGCGACCGGCACCAAGATCAAGGTGCTGGAGCAGGACGGGACCTCCATCAAGGTCCGCTTCTCCTGA